A genomic stretch from Arachis stenosperma cultivar V10309 chromosome 3, arast.V10309.gnm1.PFL2, whole genome shotgun sequence includes:
- the LOC130969605 gene encoding beta carbonic anhydrase 5, chloroplastic-like isoform X2, translated as MAAPAPLSVSAGDPLASKSLPLSSSRGDDAFRASTIFGRSIITAKIQHTHLKLFTDSRQGFSLKAFAQCQRIEQHPNKSKLQILPEVENKCDIFSDLKDRFLGFKKNKYLKNIEHFQELAQAQAPKFMVIACADSRVCPSHILGFHPGEAFMIRNVGNLVPPFESGPSETNAALEFAVNTLEVEHILVIGHSCCGGIRALMSMQDDANESSSSFINSWVVVGKNARIKTEAAASQLNFDQQCSHCEKESVNNSLLNLLTYPWIEEKVANGKLNVHGGYYDFIDCSFEKWTMSYRETKMAKNSRIAAVNKMFWC; from the exons ATGGCAGCTCCAGCACCATTGTCGGTTTCAGCAGGAGACCCCTTAGCCTCCAAGTCTCTCCCTTTATCCTCCTCCCGTGGAGATGATGCATTCAGGGCTTCAACG ATCTTTGGTCGATCCATCATAACAGCGAAAATCCAGCATACGCATTTGAAATTATTCACggattcaag GCAAGGGTTCTCTTTGAAGGCTTTTGCGCAGTGTCAAAGAATTGAGCAACATCCTAATAAGAGCAAGCTGCAGATTCTGCCTGAAGTGGAAAATAAGTGTGATATATTTAGTGATCTAAAAGATAGGTTTTTGGGTTTTAAGAAGAATAAATATTT GAAAAACATAGAACATTTCCAAGAACTTGCCCAGGCTCAAGCACCAAAG TTCATGGTTATTGCCTGTGCAGATTCTAGGGTTTGCCCCTCTCATATTCTAGGATTTCATCCAGGAGAAGCATTCATGATCCGCAATGTTGGTAATTTGGTTCCTCCCTTTGAG AGTGGGCCGTCTGAAACAAATGCTGCACTAGAATTTGCTGTGAACACCCTTGAA GTTGAGCACATCTTAGTCATTGGCCACAGCTGCTGTGGGGGAATACGTGCCCTTATGAGTATGCAAGATGATGCCAATGAAAG TTCCAGTAGCTTTATAAATAGCTGGGTGGTAGTTGGAAAGAATGCCAGAATCAAAACTGAAGCTGCTGCTTCTCAGCTGAACTTTGATCAACAGTGCAGCCATTGTGAGAAG GAATCGGTTAACAATTCCTTGTTAAACCTACTTACTTATCCATGGATAGAAGAAAAGGTAGCAAATGGAAAACTAAATGTTCATGGTGGTTACTATGACTTTATCGACTGTTCTTTTGAGAAATGGACGATGAGTTACAGGGAAACCAAAATGGCTAAAAATAGCAGAATTGCAGCTGTAAACAAAATGTTTTGGTGCTGA
- the LOC130969605 gene encoding beta carbonic anhydrase 5, chloroplastic-like isoform X1: MAAPAPLSVSAGDPLASKSLPLSSSRGDDAFRASTIFGRSIITAKIQHTHLKLFTDSRQGFSLKAFAQCQRIEQHPNKSKLQILPEVENKCDIFSDLKDRFLGFKKNKYLKNIEHFQELAQAQAPKFMVIACADSRVCPSHILGFHPGEAFMIRNVGNLVPPFESGPSETNAALEFAVNTLEVEHILVIGHSCCGGIRALMSMQDDANESSSSSFINSWVVVGKNARIKTEAAASQLNFDQQCSHCEKESVNNSLLNLLTYPWIEEKVANGKLNVHGGYYDFIDCSFEKWTMSYRETKMAKNSRIAAVNKMFWC; this comes from the exons ATGGCAGCTCCAGCACCATTGTCGGTTTCAGCAGGAGACCCCTTAGCCTCCAAGTCTCTCCCTTTATCCTCCTCCCGTGGAGATGATGCATTCAGGGCTTCAACG ATCTTTGGTCGATCCATCATAACAGCGAAAATCCAGCATACGCATTTGAAATTATTCACggattcaag GCAAGGGTTCTCTTTGAAGGCTTTTGCGCAGTGTCAAAGAATTGAGCAACATCCTAATAAGAGCAAGCTGCAGATTCTGCCTGAAGTGGAAAATAAGTGTGATATATTTAGTGATCTAAAAGATAGGTTTTTGGGTTTTAAGAAGAATAAATATTT GAAAAACATAGAACATTTCCAAGAACTTGCCCAGGCTCAAGCACCAAAG TTCATGGTTATTGCCTGTGCAGATTCTAGGGTTTGCCCCTCTCATATTCTAGGATTTCATCCAGGAGAAGCATTCATGATCCGCAATGTTGGTAATTTGGTTCCTCCCTTTGAG AGTGGGCCGTCTGAAACAAATGCTGCACTAGAATTTGCTGTGAACACCCTTGAA GTTGAGCACATCTTAGTCATTGGCCACAGCTGCTGTGGGGGAATACGTGCCCTTATGAGTATGCAAGATGATGCCAATGAAAG TAGTTCCAGTAGCTTTATAAATAGCTGGGTGGTAGTTGGAAAGAATGCCAGAATCAAAACTGAAGCTGCTGCTTCTCAGCTGAACTTTGATCAACAGTGCAGCCATTGTGAGAAG GAATCGGTTAACAATTCCTTGTTAAACCTACTTACTTATCCATGGATAGAAGAAAAGGTAGCAAATGGAAAACTAAATGTTCATGGTGGTTACTATGACTTTATCGACTGTTCTTTTGAGAAATGGACGATGAGTTACAGGGAAACCAAAATGGCTAAAAATAGCAGAATTGCAGCTGTAAACAAAATGTTTTGGTGCTGA
- the LOC130969136 gene encoding uncharacterized protein LOC130969136 gives MDGGGGNRAEAERWLYTANKLLSARDLHGAQSFAIRARESDPTFDASELLLTVIDTLLAGETRINDQHRDWYGILQILRYSTNIDHIAAQYHRLALLLDPHRNPFAFAAHAFSLIHDAWSVLSNPAKKAMYDADLRLLTSTPPPAPAATQQQPHHHQHHQHNPLTQAQPQSTPRRNPRSKDAASGASDPNVQNRTAAESARQTRTAVAAASNDAAATESSFWTSCPYCYVLYEYPRVYEECTLRCQSCRRGFQAVVIRSPPLNGKDSSFCSWGFFPLGFSQDSKDINGFSSNWNPFSPLFPCPLKGSNRRKASWTYYDDEAAAAFVELSDPSEDDSDDGDWRTGSKKARKKTRVSTRDPGSSARKAGRPRKVIPGSAQHQNVGGGAVDGGGGGGGAAGASGGRPESSKKVALGGSRRRGGGNLDLNVEFSNDPEEPSRRVGVREGNAAGNAEDNMEGIGFFEGLDEFLSSLPILNVVADDKAKGN, from the coding sequence ATGGACGGCGGAGGAGGCAACAGAGCGGAAGCCGAGCGCTGGCTCTACACGGCCAACAAGCTCCTGAGCGCACGTGACTTGCATGGGGCTCAGTCCTTCGCGATCCGGGCGCGTGAATCCGACCCAACGTTCGATGCGTCTGAGCTCCTCTTGACGGTGATTGACACGCTCCTCGCCGGCGAGACGCGGATCAACGACCAGCACCGCGACTGGTACGGGATCCTTCAGATCCTCCGTTACTCCACCAACATCGACCACATCGCAGCTCAGTACCATCGCCTCGCCCTACTCCTCGACCCGCACCGCAACCCCTTCGCTTTCGCCGCACACGCCTTCTCCCTCATCCACGATGCCTGGTCGGTCCTCTCCAACCCCGCCAAGAAGGCCATGTACGACGCAGACCTCCGGTTGCTCACCTCCACTCCTCCGCCAGCGCCGGCCGCGACACAGCAGCAGCCCCACCATCACCAGCACCACCAGCATAATCCCCTGACGCAAGCTCAGCCTCAGTCTACGCCGAGGAGAAACCCTAGATCTAAGGACGCTGCGAGCGGCGCGAGCGATCCGAATGTGCAGAATCGGACAGCGGCCGAGTCAGCTCGGCAGACTCGGACGGCCGTCGCTGCGGCCTCGAACGACGCGGCGGCAACGGAGTCGAGTTTCTGGACCTCGTGTCCTTATTGTTACGTTCTGTATGAGTACCCTAGGGTTTACGAGGAGTGCACCCTGCGGTGCCAGAGCTGCCGCAGGGGATTCCAGGCGGTGGTGATAAGGTCGCCGCCGCTGAACGGAAAGGACTCATCGTTCTGCAGCTGGGGTTTTTTCCCGTTGGGATTTTCGCAGGATTCAAAGGACATTAACGGGTTTTCTTCCAATTGGAACCCATTTTCGCCGCTGTTCCCCTGCCCCTTAAAGGGGTCCAATCGGAGGAAGGCGTCTTGGACTTACTATGACGACGAAGCTGCTGCGGCATTTGTGGAGCTTTCGGATCCCAGCGAGGATGATTCTGATGATGGAGATTGGAGGACTGGTTCTAAGAAGGCGAGGAAGAAGACAAGAGTTTCTACAAGAGATCCCGGTTCTTCAGCGAGGAAGGCTGGGAGACCTAGGAAGGTGATTCCGGGTAGTGCACAACATCAGAATGTGGGCGGTGGGGCTGTGGATGGTGGCGGCGGAGGTGGTGGGGCTGCAGGGGCAAGTGGTGGAAGGCCAGAGTCTAGTAAGAAGGTTGCATTGGGTGGTTCGAGGAGGAGGGGTGGAGGGAACTTGGACTTGAATGTGGAGTTCAGTAATGACCCGGAAGAGCCTTCTCGTCGCGTAGGAGTCCGTGAAGGGAATGCTGCTGGGAATGCTGAGGATAACATGGAAGGGATTGGGTTCTTTGAGGGACTTGATGAGTTCCTCAGTAGCTTGCCCATTCTCAACGTTGTGGCAGATGATAAGGCTAAGGGTAATTAG
- the LOC130969605 gene encoding beta carbonic anhydrase 5, chloroplastic-like isoform X3, with translation MAAPAPLSVSAGDPLASKSLPLSSSRGDDAFRASTIFGRSIITAKIQHTHLKLFTDSRQGFSLKAFAQCQRIEQHPNKSKLQILPEVENKCDIFSDLKDRFLGFKKNKYLKNIEHFQELAQAQAPKFMVIACADSRVCPSHILGFHPGEAFMIRNVGNLVPPFESGPSETNAALEFAVNTLEVEHILVIGHSCCGGIRALMSMQDDANESSSSSFINSWVVVGKNARIKTEAAASQLNFDQQCSHCEKEEENVDYQRKNIIFKLLKQFTDKAKIMEGKK, from the exons ATGGCAGCTCCAGCACCATTGTCGGTTTCAGCAGGAGACCCCTTAGCCTCCAAGTCTCTCCCTTTATCCTCCTCCCGTGGAGATGATGCATTCAGGGCTTCAACG ATCTTTGGTCGATCCATCATAACAGCGAAAATCCAGCATACGCATTTGAAATTATTCACggattcaag GCAAGGGTTCTCTTTGAAGGCTTTTGCGCAGTGTCAAAGAATTGAGCAACATCCTAATAAGAGCAAGCTGCAGATTCTGCCTGAAGTGGAAAATAAGTGTGATATATTTAGTGATCTAAAAGATAGGTTTTTGGGTTTTAAGAAGAATAAATATTT GAAAAACATAGAACATTTCCAAGAACTTGCCCAGGCTCAAGCACCAAAG TTCATGGTTATTGCCTGTGCAGATTCTAGGGTTTGCCCCTCTCATATTCTAGGATTTCATCCAGGAGAAGCATTCATGATCCGCAATGTTGGTAATTTGGTTCCTCCCTTTGAG AGTGGGCCGTCTGAAACAAATGCTGCACTAGAATTTGCTGTGAACACCCTTGAA GTTGAGCACATCTTAGTCATTGGCCACAGCTGCTGTGGGGGAATACGTGCCCTTATGAGTATGCAAGATGATGCCAATGAAAG TAGTTCCAGTAGCTTTATAAATAGCTGGGTGGTAGTTGGAAAGAATGCCAGAATCAAAACTGAAGCTGCTGCTTCTCAGCTGAACTTTGATCAACAGTGCAGCCATTGTGAGAAG GAGGAAGAAAATGTAGACTACCAGCGAAAGAAtataatcttcaagttgttgaAGCAGTTCACAGATAAAGCTAAGATAATGGAGGGAAAGAAATAG
- the LOC130969605 gene encoding beta carbonic anhydrase 5, chloroplastic-like isoform X4, translating to MMHSGLQRQGFSLKAFAQCQRIEQHPNKSKLQILPEVENKCDIFSDLKDRFLGFKKNKYLKNIEHFQELAQAQAPKFMVIACADSRVCPSHILGFHPGEAFMIRNVGNLVPPFESGPSETNAALEFAVNTLEVEHILVIGHSCCGGIRALMSMQDDANESSSSSFINSWVVVGKNARIKTEAAASQLNFDQQCSHCEKESVNNSLLNLLTYPWIEEKVANGKLNVHGGYYDFIDCSFEKWTMSYRETKMAKNSRIAAVNKMFWC from the exons ATGATGCATTCAGGGCTTCAACG GCAAGGGTTCTCTTTGAAGGCTTTTGCGCAGTGTCAAAGAATTGAGCAACATCCTAATAAGAGCAAGCTGCAGATTCTGCCTGAAGTGGAAAATAAGTGTGATATATTTAGTGATCTAAAAGATAGGTTTTTGGGTTTTAAGAAGAATAAATATTT GAAAAACATAGAACATTTCCAAGAACTTGCCCAGGCTCAAGCACCAAAG TTCATGGTTATTGCCTGTGCAGATTCTAGGGTTTGCCCCTCTCATATTCTAGGATTTCATCCAGGAGAAGCATTCATGATCCGCAATGTTGGTAATTTGGTTCCTCCCTTTGAG AGTGGGCCGTCTGAAACAAATGCTGCACTAGAATTTGCTGTGAACACCCTTGAA GTTGAGCACATCTTAGTCATTGGCCACAGCTGCTGTGGGGGAATACGTGCCCTTATGAGTATGCAAGATGATGCCAATGAAAG TAGTTCCAGTAGCTTTATAAATAGCTGGGTGGTAGTTGGAAAGAATGCCAGAATCAAAACTGAAGCTGCTGCTTCTCAGCTGAACTTTGATCAACAGTGCAGCCATTGTGAGAAG GAATCGGTTAACAATTCCTTGTTAAACCTACTTACTTATCCATGGATAGAAGAAAAGGTAGCAAATGGAAAACTAAATGTTCATGGTGGTTACTATGACTTTATCGACTGTTCTTTTGAGAAATGGACGATGAGTTACAGGGAAACCAAAATGGCTAAAAATAGCAGAATTGCAGCTGTAAACAAAATGTTTTGGTGCTGA